In one Hymenobacter sp. DG25B genomic region, the following are encoded:
- a CDS encoding alkaline phosphatase family protein: MRKTVVIDVVGLTPASIGEHTPFLKQWSESAKTVSVGHVLPAVTCSVQATYLTGKWPAEHGIVGNGWYFRDECEPRFWRQSNRLVEARKVWEVAKAEDPGFTCANICWWYAMYSTADYVVTPRPQYLADGRKMPDCYTFPMELRPQLEAKLGPFPLFEYWGPRTTINSSRWIAEAAIETDKRYHPTLTLVYLPHLDYNAQRYGPHDARVTTDLREIDGVCQRLATYFEGAGAQVIFLSEYGIAEAARPVHLNRVLRENGYLSIREERGRELLDAGTCQAFALADHQLAHIYVPDPAQMPAVRQLLEKVPGVEKVLGPEEKASHHLNHARAGELIAVAEKGAWFTYYYWLDDARAPDFARIVDIHRKPGYDPVEMFTNPAIRFLKPKVGLKLLRKKLGFRMLMDIIPLDASLIKGSHGRAPETPAEGPLLMSRSHQLLPDAAIEAPAVFDVILAHLRA, encoded by the coding sequence ATGCGTAAAACAGTTGTCATTGATGTGGTGGGGCTAACCCCGGCTTCCATCGGAGAGCATACTCCTTTTCTGAAGCAGTGGTCTGAAAGCGCGAAAACGGTTTCTGTGGGTCACGTTTTGCCGGCCGTAACCTGCTCGGTGCAAGCTACCTACCTCACGGGCAAGTGGCCCGCGGAGCACGGCATTGTGGGCAACGGCTGGTATTTCCGCGACGAGTGTGAGCCCAGGTTCTGGCGTCAGTCTAACCGGCTGGTGGAGGCCCGGAAGGTGTGGGAGGTGGCCAAAGCCGAGGACCCCGGCTTTACCTGCGCCAACATCTGCTGGTGGTATGCCATGTACAGCACCGCCGACTACGTGGTAACCCCGCGCCCGCAGTACCTGGCCGATGGCCGCAAAATGCCCGACTGCTACACCTTCCCCATGGAATTGCGCCCCCAGCTGGAAGCCAAACTGGGCCCGTTTCCGCTGTTTGAATACTGGGGGCCGCGCACCACCATCAACTCCAGCCGATGGATTGCCGAGGCCGCCATTGAAACCGATAAGCGCTACCACCCCACGCTCACGCTGGTTTACCTGCCCCACCTGGATTATAATGCCCAGCGCTACGGCCCCCACGATGCCCGCGTAACTACCGATTTGCGGGAAATAGACGGCGTATGCCAGCGCCTGGCCACCTATTTTGAGGGTGCCGGTGCCCAGGTAATTTTTTTGTCCGAGTACGGTATTGCCGAGGCCGCGCGCCCGGTGCATTTAAACCGCGTCCTGCGGGAAAACGGCTACCTATCCATCCGGGAAGAGCGGGGACGGGAGCTGCTGGACGCCGGCACCTGCCAGGCATTTGCCCTGGCCGACCACCAGTTGGCGCACATCTACGTGCCGGACCCTGCCCAAATGCCGGCCGTACGGCAGCTATTGGAAAAGGTGCCCGGCGTGGAAAAGGTGCTGGGGCCCGAGGAAAAAGCGTCCCACCACTTAAACCATGCCCGTGCCGGCGAGCTGATTGCCGTAGCCGAAAAGGGCGCCTGGTTTACCTACTACTATTGGCTGGATGATGCCCGGGCGCCCGATTTCGCCCGCATCGTGGATATTCACCGCAAGCCCGGCTACGACCCGGTGGAGATGTTCACCAACCCGGCCATCCGGTTTCTGAAGCCCAAAGTAGGCCTGAAGCTGCTGCGCAAGAAGCTGGGTTTTCGGATGCTGATGGATATTATTCCCCTGGATGCCAGCCTGATAAAAGGCTCACATGGCCGCGCGCCGGAAACCCCGGCAGAAGGGCCGCTCCTGATGAGCCGCAGTCACCAGCTTTTGCCCGATGCCGCTATAGAAGCGCCGGCCGTGTTTGATGTTATCCTGGCCCATTTACGGGCCTGA
- a CDS encoding transmembrane 220 family protein, whose amino-acid sequence MRVLAFLLVILFLGFAAVQYNDPDPYLWIPVYLFPAIVSALIFTGRRVSPWLLALGAGVFLVFSYFQWPAHWEGVALKNGMKDINIEEGREALGLIICAAVLLLYWVYLTRFKARANQPAVG is encoded by the coding sequence ATGCGCGTTTTAGCTTTCCTGCTGGTTATCCTGTTCCTGGGCTTTGCCGCCGTACAGTACAACGACCCCGACCCCTACCTCTGGATTCCGGTTTACCTCTTTCCGGCCATCGTATCAGCCCTGATTTTTACCGGCCGACGCGTTTCTCCCTGGCTGCTGGCTTTGGGAGCCGGTGTTTTTTTGGTGTTTTCCTACTTTCAGTGGCCCGCGCATTGGGAAGGGGTAGCGCTGAAAAACGGCATGAAGGATATAAACATTGAGGAAGGCCGCGAGGCGCTGGGCCTGATTATCTGCGCGGCCGTATTGTTGCTTTATTGGGTGTACCTGACCCGGTTTAAAGCAAGAGCAAATCAACCGGCTGTTGGTTGA
- a CDS encoding SDR family NAD(P)-dependent oxidoreductase yields MKTRFQDKVALITGGASGIGLAVAKRLACEGARIVLADYKQENLDAAMPIVEAAGAPAVWGSLCNVADEAQVEATVAGALKRFGRLDVVVNNAGLMQFKPLEQLTGEDWLRILNVDLLGAFYFIKQAFLHMKPGSSIVNVASIHAIETSPLVAPYAAAKAALLSLTRSASLEGKPKGIRTNAILPGAIDTPMLWDNPNVKSGVEVIDKTDVGQPEDVAAVIAYLASDDAHFVQGAEVRIDGGRLTRL; encoded by the coding sequence ATGAAAACCAGATTTCAGGATAAAGTGGCCCTGATTACCGGCGGGGCCAGCGGCATTGGCCTGGCCGTAGCCAAGCGCCTGGCCTGCGAGGGCGCCCGCATTGTATTAGCCGATTATAAACAGGAAAACCTGGACGCCGCAATGCCCATCGTGGAGGCCGCCGGGGCACCCGCCGTGTGGGGCAGCCTGTGCAACGTGGCCGACGAAGCCCAGGTAGAAGCTACCGTGGCCGGGGCTCTAAAGCGCTTTGGACGGCTGGATGTGGTGGTCAACAATGCCGGCCTGATGCAGTTCAAACCTTTGGAACAGCTTACGGGGGAAGACTGGCTGCGCATCCTGAATGTGGATTTGCTGGGCGCCTTTTACTTTATCAAGCAGGCCTTTTTGCATATGAAACCTGGTAGCAGCATTGTGAATGTGGCCAGCATTCATGCCATAGAGACCAGCCCCCTGGTGGCGCCGTATGCCGCGGCCAAAGCGGCGTTATTGTCGCTCACCCGCTCTGCCTCGCTGGAGGGCAAGCCCAAAGGCATCCGCACCAACGCTATTCTGCCGGGTGCCATCGATACGCCCATGCTCTGGGATAACCCCAACGTAAAAAGCGGCGTGGAAGTCATTGACAAAACTGATGTGGGTCAGCCTGAAGATGTAGCCGCCGTTATAGCCTATCTGGCCTCCGACGATGCTCATTTTGTACAGGGCGCCGAAGTGCGCATCGACGGTGGCCGCCTGACGCGGTTGTAA
- a CDS encoding family 1 glycosylhydrolase — protein sequence MGPHFLFATGIENSNPTIQNGRLRVDEMAKCGHYEHWQKDFDLVQEMGIHFLRYGPPIYKTWLAPGKYDWSFADETFQDLLRRNISPIVDLCHFGLPDWLGNFQNPDFPLLFEQYARAFATRFPWVQLYTPVNEMFICAEFSALHGWWNEQLTGHQSFVTALKHIVKANLQAMRAILEVRADAIFIQSESSEYFHAENPAAIRPAELMNARRFLSLDLNYGRRVESEMYEYLMDNGMTRDEYHYFMHNKMKHHCIMGNDYYKTNEHRVSADGSIRPAGEVFGYHVITTQYHDRYRLPVMHTETNLAQGSTGEEAVNWLWKEWANVLRVRNDGVPIVGFTWYSLTDQVDWDTALRSNNGRVNPLGLYDLDRNIRPVGKAYKQLIKDWQQVLPTHSVCLQLPIVMPRESSRLWAKQQEAEAKKNSADVSTAQANAPRT from the coding sequence ATGGGTCCTCATTTCCTGTTTGCCACCGGTATTGAAAACAGTAACCCCACCATCCAGAACGGCCGGTTGCGGGTAGATGAAATGGCAAAATGCGGCCATTATGAGCACTGGCAAAAGGACTTTGACCTGGTGCAGGAAATGGGCATTCATTTTCTGCGCTACGGCCCGCCCATTTATAAAACGTGGCTGGCCCCCGGGAAGTACGACTGGTCCTTTGCCGACGAGACCTTCCAGGATCTGCTGCGCCGCAACATCTCCCCCATTGTGGATTTGTGCCACTTTGGCCTTCCCGACTGGCTGGGGAATTTCCAGAACCCCGACTTTCCGTTGCTGTTTGAGCAGTATGCCCGCGCGTTTGCCACCCGCTTTCCGTGGGTGCAGCTTTACACGCCCGTGAATGAAATGTTCATCTGCGCCGAGTTTTCGGCCCTGCATGGGTGGTGGAATGAGCAGCTTACCGGCCACCAAAGTTTTGTAACGGCCCTCAAGCACATTGTAAAAGCCAACCTGCAGGCCATGCGCGCCATTCTGGAGGTGCGCGCCGATGCCATTTTTATTCAAAGCGAATCCTCGGAGTACTTCCATGCCGAAAATCCGGCTGCCATTCGGCCGGCGGAGCTGATGAACGCCCGCCGCTTTCTGTCCCTGGATCTGAACTATGGCCGCCGGGTAGAGTCGGAGATGTATGAGTATCTGATGGATAATGGCATGACCCGCGACGAGTACCACTACTTCATGCACAACAAGATGAAGCATCATTGCATTATGGGCAATGACTACTATAAAACCAACGAGCACCGCGTATCCGCCGATGGCAGCATTCGGCCGGCCGGGGAGGTTTTCGGCTACCACGTTATTACCACCCAGTACCACGACCGGTACCGGCTGCCGGTGATGCACACGGAAACCAATCTGGCGCAGGGCTCTACGGGCGAAGAAGCCGTGAACTGGCTCTGGAAGGAATGGGCCAACGTGCTGCGCGTGCGCAACGACGGGGTGCCTATTGTGGGCTTCACCTGGTATTCCCTCACCGACCAGGTGGACTGGGACACGGCCCTGCGCAGTAATAATGGCCGCGTGAACCCGCTGGGGCTGTATGATCTGGACCGCAACATCCGGCCGGTGGGCAAGGCTTATAAGCAACTGATTAAGGACTGGCAGCAGGTGCTGCCCACGCACAGCGTCTGCCTGCAGCTGCCCATTGTAATGCCCCGGGAAAGCAGCCGCCTTTGGGCTAAGCAGCAGGAAGCAGAGGCCAAGAAAAACAGCGCCGATGTCTCCACTGCCCAGGCCAACGCGCCGCGAACCTAG